One region of Salvelinus sp. IW2-2015 linkage group LG1, ASM291031v2, whole genome shotgun sequence genomic DNA includes:
- the LOC139027543 gene encoding octapeptide-repeat protein T2-like, whose protein sequence is MLKKKGEGRDGGRKEERKSGQGRKGERPEAESGEEGERGGQGGGGRGRCGQGEEGEAEAESGRKRRGQERRRRGRKGEQPSGEGEEGEAGGGQGEGRGRAERGRKGEGRARTRGRKGQRPERTEGDGREKARVDSVGGMGRGRSGQGEKERRGKRRVGREAERREAEESGRGEAEGQGEERRGSRA, encoded by the coding sequence AaaaaaggagaaggaagagacgGTGGGAGGAAGGAAGAGCGCAAGAGCGgacaggggaggaagggggagaggccAGAGGCTGAGagcggggaggagggagagagaggcggacaggggggaggagggagaggcagatgcggacaaggggaggaaggagaggcagaggcGGAGAGTGGGAGGAAGCGGAGAGGGCAAGAGCGCcggagaagggggaggaagggagagcagCCGagcggagagggggaggaaggagaggcaggaggcggacagggggaggggagaggcagagcggaaagggggaggaagggagagggcagAGCGCGGACAAGGGGGAGGAAGGGGCAGAGGCCAGAGCGGACCGAGGGGGATGGAAGGGAGAAGGCCAGAGTGGACAGCGTGGGAGGAATGGGAAGAGGCAGGAGCGgacagggggagaaggagaggagaggtaagcgGCGAGTAGGTCGAGAGGCAGAGCggagagaggcggaggagagCGGGAGGGGGGAGGCAGAGGGACAGGGCGAGGAACGTAGAGGCAGCAGAgcgtga